In Citrus sinensis cultivar Valencia sweet orange chromosome 2, DVS_A1.0, whole genome shotgun sequence, a single genomic region encodes these proteins:
- the LOC102621254 gene encoding uncharacterized protein LOC102621254: protein MATPKSESFFLNVRSRELNGFKARKRPYFGDVVTDFTEIGAVAVEHHGEETPPLAVSFCKTSKNSHIFAVSDEDGYVSLFDSRRKLPSFACHQENAEKARISDWVAHQNAIFDLCWIKEDTNILTASGDQTIKIWDAEKKKCTGALMGHTGSIKSLCSHPTNSDILVSGSRDGSFAIWDLRCKSSPKSNCAESFVFSSAVVKGAHLLSQSKRVSRRKAASMSITSVLYLKDEVSIATASAVNSIVKFWDTRNLKAQITQACPHAESSSAKETRLHGISSLSQDSNGVFLTASCMDHRIYLYNVLQLDKGPIQHFSGCRIESFYVKSEICPNASHILSGSSDGNAYVWQVNKPQADPIKLKSHDGEVTAVNWCPNEAGKIVTSSDDYTVRLWSLENSRCSSMRSPSSVRRRVMAIPSTECRKLFMNGEPGWLAKGSDRSYNSDDVLNQINSSDPKNMPIIRTPEAQKKKIPSFDTKEAFEKTPEASLNSPSSVLNPPSSVKRRTIRDYFLVTP from the exons ATGGCGACCCCAAAATCAGAATCTTTCTTCCTAAATGTCAGATCAAGAGAGCTCAACGGTTTCAAAG ctCGGAAAAGACCGTATTTTGGTGACGTGGTAACGGATTTCACGGAAATCGGAGCCGTGGCCGTCGAACACCATGGCGAGGAGACGCCGCCATTGGCCGTTTCATTTTGCAAG ACAAGTAAAAACTCCCATATATTTGCCGTGTCGGACGAGGATGGTTATGTGAGCTTGTTTGATTCACGTAGAAAGCTTCCTTCTTTTGCATGTCACCAGGAGAATGCAG AGAAAGCCAGAATAAGTGACTGGGTTGCACATCAAAATGCTATTTTTGATTTGTGCTGGATCAAG GAGGATACCAACATTTTAACAGCTTCAGGGGATCAAACT ATAAAGATATGGGAtgcagagaaaaagaaatgtacTGGAGCATTGATGGGGCACACAGGGAGTATAAAATCATTGTGTTCTCATCCAACAAATTCTG ATATTCTTGTTTCTGGTTCAAGAGATGGGTCCTTTGCTATATGGGACTTGAGATGCAAGTCCAGTCCCAAAAGTAATTGTGCAGAATCTTTTGTATT CTCATCTGCTGTAGTCAAAGGAGCTCATCTTTTGTCTCAATCAAAAAGAGTTAGCCGCAGGAAG GCTGCTTCCATGAGCATTACATCAGTTCTTTATCTGAAAGATGAAGTGTCCATTGCTACCGCTAGTGCAGTGAACAG CATTGTAAAATTCTGGGATACCAGGAATCTTAAGGCTCAAATTACTCAGGCTTGTCCTCATGCAGAGTCATCATCCGCAAAG GAAACAAGATTACATGGTATTTCTAGCCTGTCTCAGGATTCTAATGGGGTGTTTCTTACAGCTTCATGCATGGACCATAG AATATACTTGTACAATGTACTTCAGCTTGATAAAGGCCCAATACAACATTTTTCTGGATGTCGAATAGAATCATTCTATGTAAAG TCGGAAATTTGTCCTAATGCAAGTCATATACTCAGTGGCTCTAGTGATGGAAATGCTTATGTATGGCAG GTGAATAAACCTCAAGCAGATCCTATCAAGTTGAAAAGCCATGATGGGGAAGTTACAGCAGTAAATTg GTGTCCAAATGAGGCTGGGAAGATTGTAACTTCTTCAGATGATTACACA gtTCGATTATGGAGCCTTGAAAACAGTCGTTGCTCGAGCATGAGATCTCCATCTTCCGTCCGAAGGAGAGTAATGGCAATTCCAAGTACAGAATGCAGAAAACTTTTTATGAACGGAGAACCAGGATGGTTAGCAAAGGGTTCTGATCGTTCATATAATTCAGACGATGTGCTAAACCAAATTAACTCTTCCGATCCTAAAAATATGCCTATCATTAGAACTCCCGAGGcccagaagaaaaaaattccatcTTTTGATACAAAAGAAGCATTTGAAAAAACCCCTGAAGCTTCCCTGAATAGTCCCTCTTCTGTGTTGAACCCTCCTTCCTCAGTGAAACGAAGAACCATCCGTGATTACTTTCTAGTTACTCCGTAA